DNA sequence from the Candidatus Zixiibacteriota bacterium genome:
AGAAGGTTGCCGAGGAAGTTTCGCTTACGATTTCGCCCGGATCCAAGCAGGTCTTTACCATGGTGGCCGAGGACGGCTCGATGGCTAAAATGATCTCTGCCGGCGCACGTATTCTGGAATCTGCCTGCGGACCATGTATCGGTATGGGTCAGTCACCGCCCTCGGGAGGTGTCTCGGTCAGGTCGTTTAACCGCAACTTCGTCGGACGTTCCGGTACCAAGGATGCCCAGGTCTACCTGGCCTCGCCCGAGGTCTGTGTGGCGACCGCGATCAAAGGCAAGATCACCGATCCCCGCAAACTGGGCGACCAGCCACGGGTCACGATGCCGAAGAAATTCAAGATAGACGATCGTAATATTGTCAAGCCCTCGAAGAAACCGGACACGGTCGAAATCGAGCGCGGTCCGAATATTGCTCCACTGCCGACCCGCGGTCCCCTGGAGGACACGATCAAGACGAAACTTCTGCTTCACTTAGAGGATAATATAACCACCGATCATATCATGCCGGCCGGGGCCAAAATTCTGCCTTTGAGGTCGAATATTCCGGCTATCAGCGAATATGTTTTCTTCTATGTCGACCAGGACTTCTCACGCAAAGCCAAGGAAGCCAAAGCATCAGCGGTCGTCGGAGGTGAGAACTACGGCCAGGGCTCCTCGCGTGAGCATGCCGCTTTGGCCCCGATGTATCTCGGTGTTAAATTCGTAATCGCCAAATCATTCGCCCGGATTCATAAGACTAATCTTGTCAATTTCGGTATTCTCCCGTTGACGTTCAAGAACGCGGCCGACTATGATCGTCTCAAAGCTGGTGACGAACTGGTGATTACTGATATCATTAAAAAGCTCGACAAGCGCGAAGATCTCACGGTCGAAAACAAGACTCAGGGCGCAAGCTTTGAGGTCAGCTACGACCTCTCCGACAGGCAAATCGAACTGCTCAAGGCCGGAGGTCTCTTGAATTACACGAAAAAAACGCAGGTTAAGTGATGGTTTTTGATTCCAAACAAACACCGTACTATGAAAAGCATCGTGAAGCCGGAGCTAAAATAGTGGATTTTGCCGGTTACCTGATGCCGATCTCTTATAAATCTATTAAAGACGAGCATCTGCGTGTCCGCAACTCGGTCGGAATGTTCGATCTATCCCACATGGGAGAGTTCAAGGTCTCCGGATCAGACGCGCTCGATTTTCTTCAAAGACTTACCGTCAACGATGTATCCGCTCTCGCCGTCAACCAGGTGCACTACACCTGCATGTGCTACCCCGAGGGTGGAATAGTCGACGATCTTTTGATTTACAATCGAGGTGATCATTATATCATGGTGGTCAATGCCGCCTGCCTGGATAAGGACCTTGAATGGATCAAGCATAACCTGGAAGGTGACGTAAAAGTCGATAATCTCTCCGATCAGACGGGCCTGCTCGCTATTCAGGGTCCTGACGCAGAAAAGGTTCTGGCTAAGATGACCGACTGCGATCTTTCCAAACTCGGCTTTTACTGGTCAGAGACAACCTCTATTGCCGGCGAAGAAGTGCTCTTCAGCCGTACAGGCTACACAGGCGAGGACGGTTTTGAAATTTATCACAAACCTGAAATCGGTGACAAGTTGTGGGAGTCTGCTCTCGAAGCCGGTTCAGAGTTTAAAATTGAGCCAATCGGGCTGGGTGCGCGCGATTCACTGCGCCTGGAAATGAAATACCTTCTTTATGGCAACGATATGGATCAAGACACAAACCCGATCGAGGCCGGGCTGTCCTGGATTGTAAAAATCGATAAAGGAGACTTCATCGGCCGCGAAGCGATCCAGAAAGTCAAGCAGGAAAAACCATCCCGCAAGCTGGTCGCATTCGTATTACAGGAGAAGGGCATCCCGCGCCAGGGCTACTCGATCTTCCGCGACGGCGAGGAAGTTGGAAAGGTC
Encoded proteins:
- a CDS encoding aconitate hydratase, whose translation is MGLTLAYKILKKHLVDGELCAGKEIGIKIDQTLTQDATGTMAYLQFEALGLKQVKTKRSVSYVDHNTLQSGFENADDHRYLQSVAKKYGIMFSKPGNGICHQVHLERFAVPGMTLLGSDSHTPTAGGLGMIAIGAGGLDVAVAMGGGPFYLPCPKVVGVKLTGKLQSWVTAKDIILKVLKELTVKGGVGNIIEYHGPGVKHLSVPERATITNMGAELGATTSVFPSDETTRKFLAAQEREKSYKEMTADKNCEYDKLLEIDLDKLEPLIAQPHSPDNVVEVKKIAGTPVHQVCIGSCTNSSIKDLRTVGKVLEDKKVAEEVSLTISPGSKQVFTMVAEDGSMAKMISAGARILESACGPCIGMGQSPPSGGVSVRSFNRNFVGRSGTKDAQVYLASPEVCVATAIKGKITDPRKLGDQPRVTMPKKFKIDDRNIVKPSKKPDTVEIERGPNIAPLPTRGPLEDTIKTKLLLHLEDNITTDHIMPAGAKILPLRSNIPAISEYVFFYVDQDFSRKAKEAKASAVVGGENYGQGSSREHAALAPMYLGVKFVIAKSFARIHKTNLVNFGILPLTFKNAADYDRLKAGDELVITDIIKKLDKREDLTVENKTQGASFEVSYDLSDRQIELLKAGGLLNYTKKTQVK
- the gcvT gene encoding glycine cleavage system aminomethyltransferase GcvT, whose product is MVFDSKQTPYYEKHREAGAKIVDFAGYLMPISYKSIKDEHLRVRNSVGMFDLSHMGEFKVSGSDALDFLQRLTVNDVSALAVNQVHYTCMCYPEGGIVDDLLIYNRGDHYIMVVNAACLDKDLEWIKHNLEGDVKVDNLSDQTGLLAIQGPDAEKVLAKMTDCDLSKLGFYWSETTSIAGEEVLFSRTGYTGEDGFEIYHKPEIGDKLWESALEAGSEFKIEPIGLGARDSLRLEMKYLLYGNDMDQDTNPIEAGLSWIVKIDKGDFIGREAIQKVKQEKPSRKLVAFVLQEKGIPRQGYSIFRDGEEVGKVTSGIFSPCLEQGIGLGYVPRKISKSGNSIEIDIRGKKVAAKVVKPPFYKEGSHK